In Aristaeella hokkaidonensis, the following are encoded in one genomic region:
- a CDS encoding alpha/beta fold hydrolase, protein MPYAKLNDLNLYYEEFGRGETVLFLHSHFSRGLLAFSGQIIPFSGKYRCLFPDFRGHGRTLCDDLTWNSRMVADDMAMFLDKLGIDKAHIIGYSCGAYVGCHMAAKYPHKVKSLVTIGGAAHPRPEGANDFLPENLLKNGHTDFIEDMKVRHYEAHRGDWQTYLRNTVADWQQSPHLTDAEWRSITCPAFFINGENDPFGTCEELQEKVPSAKIYKVIGGGHRPHFVGEQIDDINGRILDFLSSVN, encoded by the coding sequence ATGCCTTACGCAAAACTCAACGATCTGAATCTGTACTATGAGGAATTTGGCAGGGGCGAAACAGTATTGTTTCTGCACAGTCATTTCAGCCGGGGATTGCTGGCTTTCTCCGGACAGATCATTCCCTTCTCCGGGAAATATCGGTGCTTATTTCCTGATTTCCGCGGTCACGGACGAACCCTGTGTGATGATCTGACCTGGAACAGTCGAATGGTTGCAGACGATATGGCCATGTTCCTGGATAAGCTGGGAATCGACAAGGCGCATATCATTGGTTATAGCTGTGGTGCCTATGTAGGCTGCCACATGGCAGCAAAGTATCCGCATAAAGTTAAGAGCCTGGTTACCATCGGAGGAGCCGCTCATCCCCGGCCGGAAGGAGCAAACGACTTTTTGCCGGAGAATCTGCTTAAGAACGGTCACACGGATTTCATCGAGGACATGAAAGTCAGGCATTATGAGGCGCACCGGGGCGACTGGCAGACATACTTGCGAAACACCGTGGCTGACTGGCAGCAAAGCCCCCATCTGACGGATGCCGAGTGGAGGAGCATTACCTGCCCGGCGTTTTTCATCAACGGGGAGAACGATCCCTTTGGCACTTGTGAGGAATTGCAGGAAAAAGTTCCTTCAGCAAAGATTTACAAGGTAATCGGTGGCGGACATCGGCCGCACTTTGTTGGGGAGCAGATAGATGACATTAACGGCAGGATTCTGGACTTTTTATCTTCAGTGAATTGA
- a CDS encoding nucleoside deaminase: protein MSDNHEQYMKRCYELAVSSGKKGHDTFGAVLVYDGKILEEAENTADFAKRIFGHAEFNLVHKCANKYSDDILEKSVLYTSCAPCERCLGAIASLGVHTVVCGVSYKEFCKLLPFDYQAVDREGLLKQLGIQMTLKESVLEDEGMHVFEWWGGEYRPLEELIAEMDEVKKNNR from the coding sequence ATGTCCGATAATCATGAACAGTATATGAAAAGATGCTATGAACTGGCCGTCAGTTCAGGAAAAAAGGGACACGATACCTTTGGTGCCGTGCTTGTTTATGATGGAAAAATCCTGGAGGAGGCGGAAAATACTGCCGACTTTGCCAAACGGATCTTCGGACATGCGGAATTCAATCTGGTACACAAATGCGCCAATAAGTATTCCGATGATATTCTGGAAAAGTCTGTTTTATATACCAGCTGTGCACCGTGCGAGAGATGTCTGGGAGCAATAGCCTCCCTTGGCGTTCATACGGTTGTGTGCGGTGTTTCGTATAAAGAGTTCTGTAAACTGCTGCCGTTTGATTATCAGGCGGTGGATCGTGAAGGACTTCTTAAGCAGCTGGGAATCCAGATGACGCTGAAAGAATCCGTACTCGAAGATGAAGGCATGCATGTGTTTGAATGGTGGGGCGGTGAATACCGTCCACTGGAAGAATTGATTGCTGAAATGGATGAAGTAAAAAAGAACAACCGGTAG
- a CDS encoding GNAT family N-acetyltransferase: MLNRNQIQGYLAYDGDLSVGWCNAADIESYAGFVPDFARKNTCGKTISIVCFEIAPEYRGKGIALAFIDRVCSDAKTKGYAAVEGYAKLSDERNDFDYQGPVRLYQKAGFVEVTRENGQIVMRKTL, translated from the coding sequence ATGCTGAACCGGAATCAGATTCAGGGATACCTGGCTTATGACGGAGATCTGTCTGTCGGCTGGTGTAATGCGGCGGATATCGAAAGTTACGCCGGATTCGTTCCAGACTTTGCGAGAAAAAACACCTGCGGAAAAACAATCTCCATTGTCTGTTTCGAAATCGCACCCGAATACCGGGGAAAGGGCATAGCGTTAGCATTTATTGACAGGGTTTGCAGCGATGCAAAAACAAAGGGATACGCGGCTGTTGAAGGTTACGCAAAGCTTTCTGACGAACGGAATGACTTTGATTATCAGGGACCCGTCCGGCTATATCAGAAGGCAGGATTCGTTGAAGTCACGAGAGAAAACGGCCAGATTGTCATGCGGAAAACGCTGTGA
- a CDS encoding phosphotransferase family protein translates to MKLIAKGNTAEIYEYGNNLVCKLFYSHYPAEYIEHEFRNTAMAWTLGIRTPRAHKLVMEGDRQGIVYDRISGEMLSQKMAGQSEPVCNMWMDRFVGFHKQLLQHRADEAISYKDFLKVFATDAETLAEINALDDGNAFIHGDYHLNNVMVDEHENVVLIDMMNVCRGPALYDVARTYFLLHDNSRIQSQYLAKLGYSIKDIRPYLDVIQIIRD, encoded by the coding sequence ATGAAACTGATAGCAAAAGGAAACACTGCAGAAATATACGAATATGGGAATAATCTGGTATGCAAATTGTTTTATTCCCACTATCCGGCGGAATATATTGAACATGAGTTCCGCAATACGGCGATGGCATGGACATTAGGAATAAGAACGCCCAGGGCTCATAAGCTTGTTATGGAAGGCGATCGGCAAGGGATTGTTTATGACCGGATTTCCGGAGAAATGCTTTCTCAGAAAATGGCCGGGCAAAGCGAACCTGTATGTAATATGTGGATGGATAGATTTGTCGGGTTTCATAAACAGTTATTGCAACACCGTGCAGATGAAGCCATCTCGTATAAAGACTTCCTGAAAGTGTTTGCTACAGATGCGGAAACGCTTGCTGAAATCAATGCTTTGGATGATGGTAATGCCTTTATTCATGGAGATTATCATCTTAACAATGTGATGGTCGATGAGCATGAAAATGTAGTGCTTATTGACATGATGAATGTATGCAGGGGTCCGGCATTGTATGACGTTGCAAGAACATACTTTTTATTGCATGATAATAGCAGAATCCAAAGTCAGTATCTGGCAAAATTGGGGTACTCTATAAAAGATATCAGGCCATATCTGGATGTGATTCAAATAATCCGGGATTAA
- a CDS encoding glutamine amidotransferase-related protein, which produces MKRIAVIGDYNLNEESHRLIIESIKDAAAEIQGELEAQWIMSDTLDVSVAYLKHFDGFWFSPGSPYKDVNNVLSAIQYARENKVPALGTCAGFQHMVIEFARNVLGLHHADSEENDPECTDTVIEKLSCTLVRKKEQLEIPDSSSILARTIDGQRFIGEYRCNYGFNEAYRNAFQSSKMISSVVETENGYLRGFELKEHPFFVGTLFIPQLDFRGNGPYRIINSFVKAVLGRSAFV; this is translated from the coding sequence GTGAAAAGAATAGCTGTTATAGGTGACTATAATCTAAATGAGGAAAGCCATCGCCTTATCATAGAGTCCATAAAGGATGCAGCGGCAGAAATCCAGGGCGAACTTGAAGCTCAATGGATAATGAGCGATACTTTGGATGTGTCTGTTGCTTATTTAAAACACTTTGACGGGTTTTGGTTTTCCCCGGGAAGTCCTTATAAGGATGTAAACAATGTTTTGTCGGCAATTCAATATGCAAGGGAGAATAAGGTGCCCGCATTGGGTACGTGTGCCGGTTTTCAGCATATGGTTATTGAGTTCGCACGTAATGTATTGGGTTTGCATCATGCAGACAGCGAAGAAAATGATCCGGAATGTACAGACACCGTGATTGAAAAACTGTCATGCACCTTAGTGAGGAAAAAGGAACAACTTGAGATACCTGATTCCAGTTCAATCCTCGCTCGAACAATAGACGGACAAAGATTCATCGGTGAATACCGCTGCAATTATGGGTTTAATGAAGCCTATCGCAATGCCTTTCAAAGCAGCAAAATGATTTCGTCTGTAGTTGAAACTGAAAATGGATATCTCAGGGGATTCGAATTAAAAGAACATCCGTTTTTTGTCGGAACGCTTTTTATTCCCCAATTGGATTTCAGGGGAAACGGACCTTACCGGATTATTAACTCATTCGTAAAGGCTGTTTTAGGCAGAAGCGCTTTCGTATGA
- a CDS encoding AAA family ATPase — MKVIILNGPMGVGKTTVGKYIADHHPGTAFIDGDWCLDIHPFVGNQETKAMAVDNILHMIGNYQKCSVCNTVVLVWLMDEPWVIQKITQGLSAMQAEVKNVTLVCSRENLIRRWKDDHNCEWRTDEWLNVSLKSLPGFASMENIIDTSDLSVEQVAELVMQ; from the coding sequence ATGAAAGTCATTATTCTGAACGGCCCCATGGGCGTTGGAAAAACCACAGTCGGCAAGTATATCGCGGATCATCATCCGGGAACCGCCTTTATTGACGGAGACTGGTGCCTGGATATCCATCCTTTTGTCGGCAATCAGGAAACCAAGGCTATGGCTGTCGATAATATACTTCATATGATCGGCAACTATCAGAAGTGCTCTGTTTGCAATACGGTTGTGCTGGTATGGTTAATGGATGAACCTTGGGTGATTCAAAAAATCACCCAAGGTCTTTCTGCTATGCAGGCGGAAGTGAAGAACGTGACGCTGGTCTGCAGCCGGGAAAACCTGATCAGGCGATGGAAAGACGATCATAACTGTGAATGGCGGACCGATGAATGGCTGAATGTAAGCCTGAAGTCCCTGCCCGGTTTTGCATCCATGGAGAATATCATTGACACAAGTGACCTGTCTGTTGAGCAGGTGGCGGAACTGGTCATGCAATAA
- a CDS encoding ASCH domain-containing protein: MKKVCVDKYHFKVDRMGRDKMTHYMNLWDDSFHSIKEGWKTIEMRLNDEKRSMIKVDDIIEFTNTSNQEKLSCKVINIYKYSDFSELYENHDKQSIGYRENEKADPDDMLLYYTKEQIEKYGVVGIELTKLNKSTD, translated from the coding sequence TTGAAAAAGGTCTGTGTTGACAAGTATCACTTCAAAGTGGATAGAATGGGAAGAGATAAAATGACACACTATATGAACTTATGGGACGATTCTTTTCACTCCATCAAAGAGGGCTGGAAAACAATTGAAATGCGCCTTAATGACGAAAAAAGATCAATGATTAAGGTGGATGATATCATTGAGTTCACAAATACATCAAATCAGGAAAAGCTGTCCTGTAAAGTGATAAACATCTATAAGTATTCAGATTTCTCCGAACTATATGAGAACCATGACAAACAATCCATTGGATACAGGGAAAATGAAAAAGCGGATCCAGACGATATGCTCCTCTATTACACAAAAGAGCAGATCGAAAAGTACGGTGTTGTGGGTATCGAATTGACTAAATTGAACAAAAGCACAGATTAA
- a CDS encoding nuclear transport factor 2 family protein, whose protein sequence is MKYISGGLFILFFVILLYLLIHIWLEGRRERTNPHEITGETLPEELREAALRPLKFLKAYYEKRDPEQADACMDETMLTDNMLILGTNPNEIFHGREEARHLLQGDWRYWGQLTLDTEQTALFRAGSALYFVLRGIIRLDRFIFRLPIRITGTLEEQAGMWYISKLQFINNVNSNYVVGCWIAVLVMIISLLLFGLSWLF, encoded by the coding sequence ATGAAATACATTTCAGGCGGACTCTTTATACTCTTTTTCGTGATTCTGCTTTATCTCCTTATCCACATCTGGCTGGAAGGGCGGCGGGAACGAACCAACCCGCATGAAATCACCGGCGAAACGCTCCCCGAAGAACTGCGTGAAGCAGCCCTCCGTCCCCTGAAGTTTCTGAAAGCTTATTACGAAAAACGGGATCCCGAACAGGCAGACGCCTGCATGGATGAGACTATGCTGACAGACAATATGCTCATTCTGGGAACCAACCCGAATGAGATCTTCCATGGCCGGGAAGAAGCCCGGCACCTGCTCCAGGGTGACTGGCGCTATTGGGGGCAACTGACGCTTGATACAGAACAAACCGCACTTTTCCGGGCAGGCAGCGCTCTGTACTTTGTCTTGCGAGGAATAATCAGACTTGATCGTTTCATTTTTCGTCTTCCGATCAGGATTACAGGCACACTGGAAGAACAGGCCGGTATGTGGTATATCAGCAAACTCCAGTTCATCAACAACGTGAATTCAAACTATGTGGTTGGCTGCTGGATCGCTGTCCTGGTGATGATAATCAGTCTGCTGCTGTTCGGTCTTTCATGGTTGTTTTGA
- a CDS encoding pyrroline-5-carboxylate reductase family protein — MNIGIIGTGHLGKALIAGLVKSGMEQNRIILNARTAETMDAIKRIYPCINVTSSKQDLVTESDVIVIVVRSQNAREVFAEIREMNISDKTIVSFMAGVSINDMREMLQDTSKEYRLIRIMPNLGISLCKGVIGICCENDSEETEEALNLFRPLGYLINLPEEKLESITICAASGLAFAAYLMKEYKNSSDRLINDAAVSEEITTRIFENVIEIIRNEDKTFESLIEQISTKGGTTEAGISKLHNSNLSEIINQCIDAAYDRVNGLKAK, encoded by the coding sequence ATGAACATTGGTATTATTGGAACAGGGCACTTGGGAAAAGCGCTCATTGCCGGTCTGGTAAAAAGCGGAATGGAACAAAACCGGATCATATTGAATGCCAGAACCGCAGAAACAATGGATGCGATCAAGCGCATTTATCCATGTATCAATGTGACTTCGAGTAAGCAGGATCTGGTTACTGAATCAGATGTTATTGTCATTGTTGTCAGATCGCAAAACGCCCGGGAAGTATTTGCCGAGATCAGGGAAATGAACATCTCGGATAAAACGATTGTCAGCTTTATGGCTGGCGTCAGCATAAACGACATGAGGGAAATGCTCCAGGATACAAGTAAGGAATATCGTCTGATAAGAATAATGCCCAACTTGGGAATATCACTCTGTAAAGGCGTTATAGGAATTTGTTGTGAAAATGATTCAGAGGAAACAGAAGAAGCATTGAATCTTTTCCGGCCATTGGGATACCTGATCAATCTACCGGAGGAAAAGCTGGAGAGTATTACAATTTGCGCGGCCAGCGGCCTGGCTTTTGCGGCTTATCTGATGAAAGAATATAAGAATTCCAGTGACAGACTAATCAATGATGCTGCTGTCAGTGAAGAAATCACGACCCGTATTTTTGAAAATGTGATTGAGATTATCAGAAACGAAGACAAAACGTTCGAAAGCCTAATTGAACAGATAAGCACCAAAGGCGGAACAACAGAAGCGGGCATCAGTAAGCTTCACAACAGTAATCTGAGTGAAATCATCAATCAATGTATTGATGCAGCTTATGATCGTGTAAACGGATTAAAGGCAAAGTAA
- a CDS encoding AAC(3) family N-acetyltransferase, with the protein MDKTNSVSRQQLKDALINLGVNAGMVLEVHSSLSSFGHLEGGAMTLIDTLKEIVTPDGSIFMPALRLSPKYELTEEDRKMGMTVKIKLLDSDTPRTAMGIIADTFRQLPDTYAGRDTLSTAGWGKHGEEAARSGLSYPIHNGGKALLFGVDIYKLTAMHYMEDATPKEINDMFAPTEEILSVYPPDKWMTEAGHPPVKAWYTIQQMAYDRGLIQETHIGPCKVMFFDILDVVSIYRDELLRDPFGLWGLK; encoded by the coding sequence ATGGATAAAACCAATAGCGTGAGCAGGCAGCAATTGAAGGATGCGCTGATCAATCTGGGAGTGAACGCCGGCATGGTGCTGGAAGTTCACAGTTCACTCAGCAGCTTCGGCCATCTGGAAGGCGGAGCAATGACCCTGATCGATACGCTGAAAGAGATCGTAACGCCCGATGGGAGTATCTTTATGCCAGCCCTCCGGCTGAGTCCGAAATATGAGTTGACAGAAGAAGACCGCAAAATGGGCATGACTGTCAAAATCAAACTGCTTGATTCGGATACTCCCAGAACAGCGATGGGCATCATAGCAGATACATTTCGCCAGCTGCCTGATACATATGCAGGCAGGGATACGCTCAGTACCGCCGGTTGGGGAAAACATGGTGAGGAAGCCGCTCGGAGCGGCCTGAGCTATCCCATTCATAACGGCGGGAAAGCGCTTCTCTTTGGCGTGGATATCTACAAGCTCACAGCCATGCACTACATGGAGGACGCCACTCCCAAAGAAATTAACGATATGTTTGCTCCTACTGAAGAAATCCTGTCCGTCTACCCGCCAGACAAATGGATGACTGAAGCCGGGCATCCGCCGGTGAAAGCCTGGTATACAATACAGCAAATGGCCTATGACAGGGGGCTCATTCAGGAGACCCATATCGGACCATGCAAAGTCATGTTCTTCGATATCCTGGATGTTGTATCAATATACAGGGATGAGCTGCTTCGCGATCCATTTGGTTTATGGGGCCTGAAATGA
- a CDS encoding GNAT family N-acetyltransferase, producing MLEKITFPEHEYESVQNWLNKQGYCYTTRVFKEVGKYKVGESYLAPWGDVLRIDDVQIFRKVSDRPFYDEMSDAEKAEIRKYSEDMGLPYEFIRFSRSKMNLQDCFMLEDLFPRSFTNYEERPYGILFYNTQNKDSYDSNHAVIFRDKIRNLSDTLKDILAFYQEKGLTPMIYQSARDNGYFTEIKDDLTKEGFDSWIEEQKFMVLMAENRITPNEGLVVRNVQSWDPSFEQVFIEAEEPWETEVLRKSLDDPNTVLWVAYLEDKPIGVLYCLTDSKVCRGNYVLVSKQHRNVGAGKTLTYHYVEWCKVSGIRKAFHWPDGERPEKIYLEAGFRHVETVYAGRAVYNPQRMTHIQERIVIREEYHVR from the coding sequence ATGTTGGAAAAAATAACATTCCCGGAACATGAATATGAGTCAGTTCAAAACTGGCTGAACAAACAGGGATATTGCTATACCACAAGGGTATTCAAAGAAGTTGGAAAATATAAAGTTGGAGAATCGTACCTGGCCCCCTGGGGTGATGTGCTCAGGATTGATGACGTTCAGATCTTCCGCAAAGTATCGGACCGTCCTTTCTACGATGAAATGAGTGACGCCGAAAAAGCTGAAATCCGCAAGTATTCTGAAGATATGGGTTTGCCCTATGAATTTATCAGGTTTTCCAGAAGCAAGATGAATTTACAGGACTGCTTTATGCTGGAGGACCTTTTCCCCAGGAGCTTTACCAATTACGAGGAACGGCCGTATGGAATCCTGTTTTACAACACACAAAATAAAGATTCCTATGATTCGAATCACGCGGTTATCTTCCGGGATAAAATCAGGAATCTGTCAGACACTTTAAAAGATATCCTTGCCTTCTATCAGGAAAAAGGACTGACTCCGATGATCTATCAGTCAGCACGCGATAACGGATATTTTACGGAAATAAAGGATGATCTGACCAAGGAAGGGTTCGATTCTTGGATTGAGGAACAGAAGTTTATGGTTCTGATGGCGGAGAATCGCATAACGCCGAATGAAGGCCTTGTTGTCCGGAATGTCCAAAGCTGGGATCCATCTTTTGAACAGGTTTTTATTGAGGCTGAAGAACCATGGGAAACAGAAGTGTTGAGAAAATCCCTGGATGATCCAAATACAGTCTTGTGGGTGGCTTACCTTGAAGATAAACCGATAGGCGTTCTGTACTGTCTTACTGACAGCAAAGTATGCCGCGGAAACTATGTATTGGTTTCAAAGCAGCATCGCAATGTAGGTGCCGGAAAAACTTTAACTTATCACTATGTGGAGTGGTGTAAAGTAAGCGGTATCCGGAAAGCCTTTCATTGGCCGGACGGAGAACGTCCGGAAAAAATATATCTGGAAGCCGGTTTCCGTCACGTGGAAACGGTATATGCAGGCAGGGCTGTATACAACCCCCAAAGGATGACTCATATTCAGGAACGGATTGTTATCAGGGAGGAATACCATGTCCGATAA
- a CDS encoding HIT family protein, whose protein sequence is MTKDGTNPYFVKELETGYVVIGDFQHFKGYTLFIYKEHVVELFDLEPAVRAKHLEEMTLVAQAVSNAFGADKMNYECLGNGKGGAHIHWHLFPRKAGDLGEYGNKGKGPTWWYPREKMYADEERPSEEELEKMKQQLLEELDKLL, encoded by the coding sequence ATGACTAAAGATGGTACCAATCCTTATTTTGTCAAAGAGCTGGAAACCGGATATGTGGTCATCGGGGATTTTCAGCATTTTAAGGGATATACGTTATTTATCTATAAAGAACATGTTGTTGAATTATTCGATCTGGAGCCGGCAGTCAGGGCAAAGCATCTTGAGGAAATGACCCTCGTCGCTCAGGCGGTCAGCAATGCCTTCGGCGCCGATAAAATGAATTATGAATGCCTTGGTAATGGGAAAGGCGGCGCCCATATTCATTGGCACCTGTTCCCCCGGAAAGCCGGAGACCTTGGCGAATACGGCAACAAAGGAAAAGGCCCGACCTGGTGGTATCCGCGGGAAAAGATGTACGCAGATGAAGAAAGGCCCAGCGAAGAAGAACTGGAAAAGATGAAACAGCAACTGCTTGAAGAATTGGATAAACTGCTGTGA
- a CDS encoding sugar phosphate isomerase/epimerase family protein, whose protein sequence is MTGIYDCFGYGAGYDVPFSERYKLIKAAGFDCVMLWWSDKFGRGEGYEKDADLAQDAGLLVENMHAPVHEQNDLSSDNLQGEHLFSDYLKCIDDCHKHHIPTVVIHLPDDTSPIDRLGNDRLDRIIDHAGELDVQIAFENLRNVHNLVAVLNRVKFPHIGYCYDSCHHINYAAGIDLLALYGDRLKALHLQDNGGPRNQHRLPFDGNIDWLSVTEKLRKTGYASAITLEPMNWDYTHLGIWDFLQLACERAKWLEQLLL, encoded by the coding sequence ATGACAGGAATTTATGACTGTTTCGGTTATGGAGCCGGGTATGATGTACCCTTTAGTGAAAGATACAAACTGATCAAAGCTGCCGGGTTCGACTGTGTAATGCTGTGGTGGAGCGACAAATTCGGTCGCGGCGAAGGCTATGAGAAAGACGCCGATCTGGCGCAGGATGCTGGCCTGCTTGTTGAGAATATGCACGCTCCCGTTCATGAGCAGAACGATCTGTCATCAGACAATCTGCAGGGAGAGCATCTGTTCAGCGATTATCTGAAATGTATCGATGACTGCCACAAGCATCATATTCCGACAGTTGTGATCCACCTGCCTGATGATACATCCCCGATCGACAGGCTCGGCAACGACAGGCTGGACAGAATCATTGACCATGCCGGAGAACTGGATGTTCAGATTGCGTTTGAAAATCTTCGCAATGTCCATAACCTGGTCGCCGTGCTTAACCGCGTAAAGTTTCCGCATATTGGTTATTGCTATGACAGTTGTCATCATATCAACTATGCAGCCGGTATAGACTTGCTGGCGTTATATGGAGACCGGCTCAAGGCACTGCATCTTCAGGATAACGGAGGACCCCGTAACCAGCATCGGCTGCCTTTTGACGGTAATATAGACTGGCTTTCAGTTACGGAAAAGCTGAGGAAAACAGGATACGCCAGCGCGATAACCCTGGAGCCGATGAACTGGGACTATACGCATCTGGGGATTTGGGATTTCCTGCAACTGGCCTGCGAAAGAGCCAAATGGCTGGAACAGCTTCTGTTGTGA
- a CDS encoding GNAT family N-acetyltransferase, translated as MDIKFRKAEVADAELLIEIYNAAFYSDYLKYGECPAYGRTREMMEQSIIDYPKHLIIFDGKPVGSVSCKKIDDGTYKVGCLCVIPEFQGKGIGTAAMEFAKAYYKDWKRFTLVTPVDKSENVRFYTEKCGFAIQSVEMDGNVKVYRFILER; from the coding sequence ATGGACATTAAATTCAGGAAAGCTGAAGTAGCGGACGCAGAATTACTGATAGAGATTTATAATGCTGCGTTTTACAGCGATTATCTGAAATACGGCGAATGCCCCGCCTACGGAAGAACCAGGGAAATGATGGAGCAGTCCATCATTGATTATCCAAAGCATCTGATCATTTTTGACGGCAAGCCGGTCGGCTCTGTTTCATGCAAAAAGATAGATGACGGAACCTATAAAGTCGGATGTTTGTGTGTCATTCCGGAATTCCAGGGCAAAGGTATCGGGACAGCTGCCATGGAATTCGCAAAAGCATATTATAAGGACTGGAAGAGATTCACGCTGGTGACGCCGGTAGACAAAAGCGAAAATGTCCGGTTCTATACGGAAAAATGCGGCTTTGCTATCCAGTCTGTTGAAATGGACGGGAATGTGAAAGTATATCGTTTTATTTTGGAAAGATAG